The region CCACATCTTCATCCACGACGACGATGGCGGCGACGGCGACGACAGGCGCGAGACGCGCATCATCATCGGCGACACGGGCATCGAGGTGGACCACGTGCCCGGTCCCGTGCAGCGCGAGCCGGGCGAGACCGAGGCGCAAAATACCTCGTCGCGCATGATGGAGCGGGCCGAAGCGCTGGCCGGCAGCGGCATCCGCATCTCGACCGACATGGACCGCGATGCGCGCACCACGCAAACCGTGTTCGGCGTTGGCATGTTGCTCGGCGGCATAGTCATCTTCCTGCTCAGTCTGGTAGTAACGCGCTATACCTTGATCGGCCTCAAACGCTATATCGCCATGAATATTTCCCTGCTCAAAGGTCACTAAGAAAGGCTGTCATGAAACGCTTACTCAAAGTCGGTCTGAGCATGTTCCTGCTGGCCCTGGTCCTGATCGCCATGTCGTATGCGGCGCTGCGCGCCAAGGGCATCAGCAGCCCCAGCAGCGCCGCCGGCCGCGCCGTGCGCAGCGAAACGCGCCCCATCCCCGCCGATATCACCAGCATCGACCTGGCGGGTCCCATCGACCTCGTGCTGCGCCGCGGCGCCACGCCATCGCTGAAGGTGAGCGGCGAGCAGCGCCTGCTGTCGAATGTCGACACGACGGCCGACGGCACGACCCTGCATATCGGCCCGAAAGGCATGCTGTTCCACCATCGCCAGCCGCTGCAGGTGGAACTGGTGCTGCCGGCCCTCGTCCGCGTGGAAGTGCACGGCAACGGCGACAGCCGGATCACGGGATTTTCCGGCGACAGTTTCATCCTGGAATTAACGGGTTCGGGCGACGTCAGCTTCACGGGCCGCTACAAGCAGGTGCAAGCGACCGTCAAC is a window of Janthinobacterium sp. 1_2014MBL_MicDiv DNA encoding:
- a CDS encoding head GIN domain-containing protein, with translation MKRLLKVGLSMFLLALVLIAMSYAALRAKGISSPSSAAGRAVRSETRPIPADITSIDLAGPIDLVLRRGATPSLKVSGEQRLLSNVDTTADGTTLHIGPKGMLFHHRQPLQVELVLPALVRVEVHGNGDSRITGFSGDSFILELTGSGDVSFTGRYKQVQATVNGSGDLDINGGNSDSVVLEMVGSGRIAASGNTKFLRADLSGSGDIDAEHLAADKASVSLQGSGQSTIFVRDAANLSLRGSGDIHVYGNPRQRDAQKSGSGDIIWH